In Amia ocellicauda isolate fAmiCal2 chromosome 16, fAmiCal2.hap1, whole genome shotgun sequence, the following proteins share a genomic window:
- the LOC136711866 gene encoding histone H2B, translating into MPEPAKSAPKKGSKKAVTKTAVKGGKKRRKSRKESYAIYVYKVLKQVHPDTGISSKAMGIMNSFVNDIFERIAGEASRLAHYNKRSTITSREIQTAVRLLLPGELAKHAVSEGTKAVTKYTSSK; encoded by the coding sequence TGCTCCCAAGAAGGGCTCCAAGAAAGCCGTGACCAAGACGGCGGTGAAGGGCGGCAAGAAGCGCAGAAAGTCCAGGAAGGAGAGCTACGCCATCTACGTGTACAAAGTGCTGAAGCAGGTGCACCCGGACACCGGCATCTCTTCCAAGGCCATGGGCATCATGAACTCCTTCGTCAACGACATCTTCGAGCGCATCGCCGGCGAGGCCTCCCGCCTGGCGCACTACAACAAGCGCTCCACCATCACCTCCCGGGAGATCCAGACCGCCGTGCGGCTGCTGCTGCCCGGAGAGCTGGCCAAGCACGCCGTGTCTGAGGGCACTAAGGCCGTCACCAAGTACACCAGCTCCAAGTAA